One region of Pseudomonas alvandae genomic DNA includes:
- the cobJ gene encoding precorrin-3B C(17)-methyltransferase produces the protein MTSTVPAIVILGQGSLATARRIQQRYPEALIHGLAGRVEGSDRPYTEFGATLRELYQQDTPIIALCAAGIVIRSLAPLLLEKGAEPPVLVVAEDGSAVVPLLGGLGGVNVMAREIAAALQVAPAITTSGELRFGTCLLNPPSGYRLGDLEQGKRFVSDLLAGEPVRIEGAAPWLDQAQLPQDAQARLAIRIDSAAGVPAANELRIYPRSVVVAVSAGATDVLASIEQALAQAGLAMQSVACLLTADSDMVRSELQQAASVLGVPLRFVTANGSVAQWLGDAIGHRASPRVSGDVAIAVAAQPLDPQRIGRPRGRLAVIGLGPGAAELMVPAVRAELDRATDVLGYETYVRMAGPFRADQIQHCTDNREEMQRARHAFELAAQGRSVVVVSSGDPGVFAMAAAVLEALHDSSDPAWHQVDLEILPGVSASLATAAQAGAPLGHDFCVMSLSDNLKPWSIIEKRLDLAAEADLALAFYNPISRSRPWQLGRALEIVAQHRTPGTPVVLGRDIGRPGQTLRVTTLGQLTPDQVDMRTMVLVGSSTTCVFPRAKGGDWVYTPRWYGDKPL, from the coding sequence ATGACTTCAACGGTTCCGGCAATTGTCATTCTCGGCCAGGGCAGCCTGGCGACGGCCCGGCGAATCCAGCAGCGTTATCCCGAAGCCTTGATCCACGGCCTGGCCGGTCGGGTCGAGGGCAGTGACCGGCCATACACGGAATTCGGCGCGACATTGCGCGAGCTCTATCAGCAAGACACGCCGATCATCGCCCTGTGCGCGGCGGGCATTGTCATTCGCAGCTTGGCGCCACTGTTGTTGGAAAAAGGCGCCGAGCCGCCAGTGCTGGTGGTGGCCGAGGATGGCAGCGCCGTGGTGCCGTTGCTGGGCGGGCTCGGCGGCGTGAACGTCATGGCCCGTGAAATCGCGGCAGCGCTGCAAGTCGCGCCGGCAATCACCACCAGCGGCGAGTTGCGTTTCGGCACGTGCCTGCTCAATCCGCCAAGCGGCTACCGCCTCGGCGACCTGGAGCAGGGCAAGCGCTTCGTGTCTGATCTGCTGGCCGGTGAGCCGGTGCGCATCGAAGGCGCCGCGCCGTGGCTGGACCAGGCGCAGTTGCCGCAAGATGCACAGGCTCGGTTGGCGATCCGAATCGACAGTGCTGCGGGAGTGCCTGCGGCGAACGAGTTGCGCATTTATCCGCGCAGTGTCGTGGTCGCAGTGAGCGCTGGCGCGACGGATGTGTTGGCCTCCATTGAGCAAGCGCTGGCCCAGGCCGGACTCGCGATGCAATCAGTGGCGTGCCTGTTGACGGCGGACAGCGACATGGTGCGCTCCGAGTTGCAGCAAGCTGCGTCGGTCCTGGGCGTGCCGCTGCGCTTCGTTACGGCCAACGGCAGTGTGGCGCAGTGGCTGGGTGACGCCATCGGCCATCGGGCATCCCCTCGGGTCTCGGGCGACGTTGCCATTGCTGTGGCCGCACAGCCCCTCGATCCGCAACGGATCGGCCGCCCGCGCGGGCGTCTGGCGGTGATCGGTCTGGGCCCTGGCGCGGCTGAGCTCATGGTTCCGGCCGTGCGCGCGGAACTTGACCGTGCAACCGACGTGCTGGGTTATGAAACCTATGTGCGCATGGCCGGGCCTTTCCGTGCCGATCAGATACAACACTGCACCGACAATCGTGAAGAGATGCAGCGCGCCCGGCACGCCTTCGAACTGGCGGCCCAGGGGCGGTCGGTGGTGGTGGTATCCTCGGGCGACCCTGGCGTGTTCGCCATGGCGGCGGCGGTGCTCGAAGCGCTGCATGATTCCAGCGATCCGGCCTGGCACCAGGTGGACCTGGAAATTCTGCCGGGCGTATCCGCTTCCCTGGCCACGGCCGCCCAGGCGGGCGCGCCGCTGGGGCATGACTTCTGCGTGATGTCGCTGTCGGACAATCTCAAGCCGTGGTCGATCATCGAGAAGCGCCTGGACCTGGCGGCCGAAGCCGACCTGGCCCTGGCGTTCTACAACCCCATCTCCCGCTCTCGTCCTTGGCAGTTGGGACGGGCGCTGGAAATCGTCGCGCAACATCGCACTCCAGGCACTCCCGTCGTCTTGGGGCGGGATATCGGTCGACCGGGCCAGACGTTGCGCGTCACGACGCTGGGGCAATTGACCCCGGATCAGGTGGACATGCGCACGATGGTGCTGGTGGGCTCTTCCACGACGTGCGTGTTCCCCCGTGCCAAGGGTGGCGATTGGGTGTATACACCGCGGTGGTATGGCGACAAGCCCCTCTGA